One Cellulomonas sp. NS3 genomic region harbors:
- a CDS encoding FHA domain-containing protein: MIVPEYTPGDWHAVVAGGVVALLAPTTPPSVVRAVWDAVPADGGLADQLEVLLTGGIARLQPFALVDLTGGRVHAALRGPVEVEVSGPDGASVLAAGEVTTWSERVAEGADVVTVRVAGAGAWTAVEALPVVSGVVRASAVRVPLAVRDDAADAEAAPASVPVETTGEAGAAAVAAGASATDGTATGTGVETPAAAPVPDDAPVTAGAAPHGAVDLATPVHAGPVQAEPVHAEPVHVEPSDEPVAGSRPEPSTHSAELPLASGAAGSLPSATSVPSVPVLPVHVAELPMPAFQAVDAPAPSHEQLDPEPARDPQGDLARTWSTPTPVLPASERPAEHAVVTPALVPDDEDLDDDDTYGADVVAAAEAVLQGEAAAQTDPDLDDDHDGLTILSSDLVAIRDQLPSWAGDEVPGPFRVVAPEVDPTAKLVLSTGLVVALDRSVLLGRAPQVSRVTNRELPRLVTVPSPQQDISRTHAEVRAEGDDVLVTDLNSTNGILVSRPGERARRLHPGEATVVAAGEVVDLGDGVTFTVERGA, from the coding sequence GTGATCGTGCCCGAGTACACCCCCGGAGACTGGCACGCGGTCGTCGCAGGCGGGGTCGTGGCGCTGCTCGCGCCGACCACGCCGCCCTCCGTGGTGCGGGCCGTGTGGGACGCCGTGCCCGCCGACGGCGGCCTCGCGGACCAGCTCGAGGTGCTGCTGACCGGCGGCATCGCGCGGCTCCAGCCGTTCGCGCTCGTCGACCTCACCGGCGGGCGGGTGCACGCCGCGCTGCGCGGCCCGGTCGAGGTCGAGGTCAGCGGGCCCGACGGGGCCTCCGTGCTCGCCGCGGGCGAGGTCACGACGTGGTCCGAGCGGGTCGCCGAGGGCGCCGACGTGGTGACCGTGCGCGTCGCCGGTGCCGGCGCGTGGACCGCCGTCGAGGCGCTGCCGGTCGTGAGCGGCGTCGTGCGCGCGTCCGCGGTGCGGGTCCCGCTCGCCGTGCGCGACGACGCGGCTGACGCCGAGGCTGCCCCGGCGTCCGTGCCGGTCGAGACGACGGGCGAGGCCGGTGCTGCGGCGGTGGCCGCCGGCGCGAGCGCGACCGACGGGACCGCGACGGGCACCGGCGTCGAGACCCCGGCGGCCGCACCGGTGCCGGACGACGCACCGGTGACGGCCGGCGCCGCGCCCCATGGTGCCGTCGACCTCGCGACGCCGGTCCACGCCGGGCCGGTGCAGGCCGAGCCGGTCCACGCCGAGCCGGTGCACGTCGAGCCGTCGGACGAGCCCGTCGCGGGCTCCCGGCCCGAGCCCTCGACGCACTCGGCCGAGCTGCCGCTCGCGTCGGGCGCCGCCGGGTCGCTGCCGAGCGCGACGTCGGTGCCGTCGGTGCCGGTGCTCCCCGTGCACGTCGCCGAGCTGCCCATGCCCGCGTTCCAGGCCGTCGACGCCCCGGCGCCCTCCCACGAGCAGCTCGACCCCGAGCCGGCCCGCGACCCGCAGGGCGACCTCGCCCGCACGTGGTCGACGCCGACGCCGGTCCTGCCCGCGAGCGAGCGTCCCGCCGAGCACGCCGTCGTGACCCCCGCGCTCGTCCCGGACGACGAGGACCTCGACGACGACGACACCTACGGCGCGGACGTCGTGGCCGCCGCGGAGGCCGTGCTCCAGGGCGAGGCCGCCGCGCAGACCGACCCCGACCTCGACGACGACCACGACGGGCTCACGATCCTGTCGAGCGACCTCGTCGCGATCCGCGACCAGCTGCCCTCGTGGGCCGGCGACGAGGTCCCCGGACCGTTCCGCGTCGTCGCGCCCGAGGTCGACCCGACCGCCAAGCTCGTGCTGTCGACGGGCCTCGTCGTCGCGCTCGACCGCTCGGTGCTGCTCGGCCGCGCCCCGCAGGTCTCCCGCGTCACGAACCGCGAGCTCCCGCGCCTCGTGACGGTCCCCAGCCCGCAGCAGGACATCTCGCGCACGCACGCCGAGGTCCGCGCCGAGGGCGACGACGTGCTCGTGACCGACCTCAACTCGACCAACGGCATCCTGGTGTCCCGGCCGGGCGAGCGTGCCCGGCGTCTGCACCCCGGCGAGGCGACGGTCGTCGCCGCCGGCGAGGTCGTCGACCTCGGGGACGGCGTGACGTTCACCGTGGAGCGGGGTGCGTGA
- a CDS encoding PP2C family protein-serine/threonine phosphatase, protein MRVRTSWGSATDRGLVRSVNEDALLAYPPVFLVADGMGGHDAGDVASRLAVEEFAHLAGRTVASADDVHACFTRTAERIRDTFEGRAGGTTVAGVAVAEHDDGSYWLVFNVGDSRVYRVSEGVLEQISVDHSVVQEMLDSGELSSSQAGTHPERHVLTRALGTGPSPEPDYWLIPAGPHDRVLVCSDGLTRELDDAAIAGILAEHSDPQQAAQQLVQRAVEAGGHDNVSAVVVDVATAVGDEDVHVTVPRAGAELAPSAWDEMLDGATVPRTRTTEVQP, encoded by the coding sequence GTGAGAGTGCGCACGTCGTGGGGTTCGGCGACCGACCGCGGTCTCGTGCGGTCCGTCAACGAGGACGCCCTGCTCGCGTACCCCCCGGTCTTCCTCGTCGCGGACGGCATGGGCGGCCACGACGCCGGTGACGTCGCCAGCAGGCTCGCGGTCGAGGAGTTCGCGCACCTCGCGGGGCGCACGGTCGCCTCCGCGGACGACGTCCACGCGTGCTTCACCCGCACCGCCGAGCGCATCCGGGACACGTTCGAGGGGCGTGCGGGCGGGACGACCGTTGCGGGCGTCGCCGTCGCGGAGCACGACGACGGCTCCTACTGGCTCGTGTTCAACGTGGGCGACTCGCGCGTGTACCGCGTGAGCGAGGGCGTCCTCGAGCAGATCAGCGTGGACCACTCGGTGGTCCAGGAGATGCTCGACTCGGGTGAGCTCAGCTCCTCGCAGGCCGGTACCCACCCCGAGCGGCACGTGCTCACGCGCGCCCTCGGCACCGGCCCGAGCCCGGAGCCCGACTACTGGCTGATCCCCGCGGGGCCCCACGACCGGGTCCTCGTGTGCTCGGACGGCCTGACCCGTGAGCTCGACGACGCCGCGATCGCGGGCATCCTCGCCGAGCACAGCGACCCGCAGCAGGCCGCGCAGCAGCTCGTGCAGCGCGCGGTCGAGGCCGGCGGCCACGACAACGTGAGCGCCGTCGTCGTCGACGTGGCGACCGCGGTGGGGGACGAGGACGTGCACGTGACCGTGCCGCGGGCGGGCGCGGAGCTCGCGCCGAGCGCGTGGGACGAGATGCTCGACGGTGCGACCGTGCCGCGAACCAGGACGACGGAGGTCCAGCCGTGA
- a CDS encoding alpha/beta hydrolase family protein, which produces MPNRVAAGTVVGIILLAVLGAVMGPQWDPVPLTDPLEVQSRSTAIGAAPEPARYEVRTTVVSVQLDGAVVQAQISEPVGAPGERAGVVFVHGAGTGKFSTAFEEQAYALAESGVVAMVPDKRLDTYTARHRDYVAMAADYARSVEVLRGWADVDPARVGLYGESEGAWIAPVMAAQDPSLAFVALVSAPVVPPRQQAAFATDSYLRNTGVPSGVFRAIPRAVGMSLPGGGFEYADFDVAPYQRQMRQPVLVVYGTGDASMPLVQGAEQIIRDTAIAGSADYTVRYYEGASHGIRVGGVVVEEFLRDLTGWVRGLPETSGASPRIAGAQPVQDYWAAPVPTPRWLGDGDVVLATVGGGVALLAVGPFAHLGTVLTRTVRRRRGQPERPDGLGAGIRGRADALRLLVVATVAALVWYLVAVARLALGYERNAWVVQGGWIGVRVLGIAAVVAGVALLDRGRRLREAGDRVATGRVAVVELWTSVVGAAVILVVLAYWGVYQLGI; this is translated from the coding sequence ATGCCGAACCGGGTCGCCGCGGGGACGGTCGTGGGGATCATCCTGCTGGCCGTCCTCGGCGCCGTCATGGGTCCGCAGTGGGACCCCGTCCCGCTCACCGACCCGCTCGAGGTGCAGAGCCGGTCGACCGCGATCGGCGCCGCGCCGGAGCCCGCCCGGTACGAGGTGCGCACGACCGTCGTGAGCGTCCAGCTCGACGGCGCGGTGGTGCAGGCGCAGATCAGCGAGCCGGTCGGCGCGCCGGGCGAGCGCGCCGGGGTCGTGTTCGTGCACGGGGCCGGCACGGGGAAGTTCTCGACGGCGTTCGAGGAGCAGGCGTACGCGCTCGCGGAGTCCGGCGTCGTCGCGATGGTCCCCGACAAGCGGCTCGACACCTACACGGCCCGGCACCGGGACTACGTCGCGATGGCGGCGGACTACGCCCGGTCGGTCGAGGTGCTGCGCGGCTGGGCCGACGTCGACCCCGCGCGCGTCGGGCTGTACGGCGAGAGCGAGGGCGCCTGGATCGCGCCGGTCATGGCCGCGCAGGACCCGTCGCTCGCGTTCGTCGCGCTCGTCTCGGCGCCGGTCGTGCCCCCGCGCCAGCAGGCTGCGTTCGCGACCGACTCCTACCTGCGCAACACCGGGGTCCCGAGCGGGGTGTTCCGCGCCATCCCGCGTGCCGTCGGCATGTCGCTCCCCGGCGGCGGCTTCGAGTACGCCGACTTCGACGTCGCGCCGTACCAGCGTCAGATGCGCCAGCCCGTGCTCGTCGTCTACGGCACCGGCGACGCGTCGATGCCGCTCGTGCAGGGCGCGGAGCAGATCATCCGCGACACCGCGATCGCGGGCAGCGCCGACTACACCGTGCGGTACTACGAGGGCGCGAGCCACGGCATCCGCGTGGGCGGCGTCGTCGTCGAGGAGTTCCTGCGCGACCTCACGGGCTGGGTCCGCGGGCTGCCCGAGACGTCGGGCGCGAGCCCGCGCATCGCCGGGGCCCAGCCGGTCCAGGACTACTGGGCGGCGCCGGTGCCGACCCCGCGGTGGCTCGGCGACGGCGACGTCGTGCTCGCGACGGTCGGGGGCGGGGTCGCGCTGCTCGCGGTCGGCCCGTTCGCGCACCTGGGCACGGTGCTGACCCGGACGGTGCGCCGCCGCCGCGGCCAGCCCGAGCGGCCGGACGGTCTCGGTGCGGGCATCCGGGGGAGGGCGGACGCGCTGCGCCTGCTCGTCGTCGCGACCGTCGCGGCCCTCGTCTGGTACCTGGTCGCGGTCGCGCGGCTCGCGCTCGGCTACGAGCGCAACGCGTGGGTGGTGCAGGGCGGGTGGATCGGGGTGCGCGTGCTCGGCATCGCGGCGGTCGTCGCGGGGGTCGCCCTGCTCGACCGCGGACGCCGGCTGCGCGAGGCCGGGGACCGCGTGGCGACCGGCCGGGTCGCGGTCGTCGAGCTCTGGACGTCGGTGGTGGGCGCGGCCGTGATCCTCGTCGTGCTCGCCTACTGGGGCGTGTACCAGCTGGGCATCTGA
- the era gene encoding GTPase Era — protein sequence MTFRSGFACLVGRPNAGKSTLTNALVGQKVAITSGRPQTTRHTIRGIVHRPDAQLVLVDTPGLHRPRTLLGERLNDLVKDTLTEVDVVGFCLPSDQKVGPGDRYIAEQLSELARDGRGTPVVAIATKADLVGKARLAEHLLAVSALGEWADIIPVSAESGYQVAELEKVLIGHLDEGPALYPEGELTDEPENVMVAELVREAALEGVRDELPHSLAVVVDEIVPRPQADGAQGPAMLDVRVHLFVERDSQKAIIIGRGGSRLREVGTEARRGIEALLGTRVFLDLHVKVAKDWQRDPKQLGRMGF from the coding sequence ATGACCTTCCGATCCGGATTCGCCTGCCTCGTGGGCCGGCCCAACGCCGGGAAGTCGACGCTCACGAACGCGCTCGTCGGCCAGAAGGTCGCGATCACCTCGGGCCGCCCGCAGACGACGCGCCACACGATCCGCGGCATCGTGCACCGCCCCGACGCGCAGCTCGTGCTCGTCGACACCCCGGGCCTGCACCGCCCGCGCACCCTGCTCGGCGAGCGCCTCAACGACCTGGTCAAGGACACGCTGACCGAGGTCGACGTCGTGGGCTTCTGCCTGCCCTCGGACCAGAAGGTCGGCCCGGGGGACCGGTACATCGCCGAGCAGCTGAGCGAGCTCGCGCGCGACGGCCGCGGGACGCCGGTCGTCGCCATCGCCACCAAGGCGGACCTCGTCGGCAAGGCGCGCCTCGCGGAGCACCTGCTCGCCGTCTCGGCACTCGGCGAGTGGGCCGACATCATCCCGGTCTCCGCCGAGTCGGGCTACCAGGTCGCCGAGCTCGAGAAGGTGCTGATCGGCCACCTCGACGAGGGCCCGGCGCTCTACCCCGAGGGCGAGCTGACCGACGAGCCGGAGAACGTCATGGTCGCCGAGCTGGTCCGTGAGGCCGCCCTCGAGGGCGTGCGCGACGAGCTCCCGCACTCGCTCGCCGTCGTCGTCGACGAGATCGTCCCGCGCCCGCAGGCCGACGGCGCCCAGGGGCCCGCGATGCTCGACGTGCGCGTGCACCTGTTCGTCGAGCGCGACAGCCAGAAGGCCATCATCATCGGGCGCGGCGGCTCGCGGCTGCGCGAGGTCGGCACCGAGGCGCGCCGCGGCATCGAGGCGCTGCTCGGCACGCGCGTGTTCCTCGACCTGCACGTCAAGGTCGCCAAGGACTGGCAGCGCGACCCCAAGCAGCTCGGGCGGATGGGCTTCTGA
- a CDS encoding hemolysin family protein — MTDIPVGLLVVLAVVGIALAAALSAGEVAVVRVTRAAVTELFAERRPGAARVHRLTEHPGEVASSAAFVRLLAEMTATVCLTLVVASRPLAWWVVLLVAGALCAVVAYLLVRVSPRTFGRQHPVTVLVGLAPLLAATHALVGWVARASPGAGRTAELDEDELREMVQRVSESEGIEEDERDMFRSVLELGDTLTREVMVPRTDMVTTEAGTPLRKVLSLLLRSGYSRVPVVGESVDDVRGVLYLKDLVRRQHDDPASADAPAASIARPAVFVPESKPADDLLREMQAGSSHMAIVVDEYGGVAGLVTIEDALEEIVGELTDEHDPSGPVVEDLGDGTFRVPARLGKDELGELLELHVEDDDVDSAGGLLAKALGKVPLPGSAGDIHGLHLVAERTQGRRKQVATLLVSRSATSADDAPDDIPEDAVDDASTQATPGATR, encoded by the coding sequence ATGACCGACATCCCCGTCGGTCTGCTCGTCGTGCTCGCGGTCGTCGGGATCGCGCTCGCGGCGGCGCTCAGTGCGGGCGAGGTCGCGGTCGTGCGCGTGACGCGCGCCGCGGTGACCGAGCTGTTCGCCGAGCGGCGCCCCGGGGCGGCCCGGGTCCACCGGCTCACGGAGCACCCCGGCGAGGTCGCGTCGTCGGCCGCGTTCGTGCGGCTGCTCGCCGAGATGACGGCGACCGTGTGCCTGACGCTCGTCGTCGCGAGCCGCCCGCTCGCGTGGTGGGTCGTGCTGCTCGTCGCGGGTGCGCTGTGCGCGGTCGTGGCGTACCTGCTCGTGCGGGTCAGCCCGCGCACCTTCGGCCGCCAGCACCCGGTCACGGTGCTCGTCGGGCTCGCGCCGCTGCTCGCCGCGACGCACGCGCTCGTCGGCTGGGTCGCGCGCGCGTCGCCCGGCGCGGGCCGCACCGCGGAGCTCGACGAGGACGAGCTGCGGGAGATGGTGCAGCGCGTGAGCGAGTCGGAGGGCATCGAGGAGGACGAGCGGGACATGTTCCGCTCGGTGCTCGAGCTCGGCGACACGCTCACCCGCGAGGTCATGGTCCCGCGCACCGACATGGTGACGACCGAGGCGGGGACGCCGCTGCGCAAGGTCCTCTCGCTGCTGCTGCGCTCCGGCTACTCGCGCGTGCCCGTCGTGGGGGAGTCCGTCGACGACGTCCGGGGCGTGCTCTACCTCAAGGACCTCGTGCGCCGCCAGCACGACGACCCGGCCTCCGCCGACGCGCCCGCGGCGTCGATCGCGCGCCCCGCGGTGTTCGTCCCGGAGTCGAAGCCGGCGGACGACCTGCTGCGCGAGATGCAGGCCGGGTCGTCGCACATGGCGATCGTGGTCGACGAGTACGGCGGCGTCGCGGGCCTCGTGACGATCGAGGACGCCCTCGAGGAGATCGTCGGCGAGCTGACCGACGAGCACGACCCGAGCGGCCCCGTCGTCGAGGACCTCGGGGACGGCACCTTCCGCGTGCCGGCCCGGCTCGGCAAGGACGAGCTCGGCGAGCTGCTCGAGCTCCACGTCGAGGACGACGACGTCGACTCGGCGGGCGGCCTGCTCGCGAAGGCGCTCGGCAAGGTCCCGCTCCCCGGCTCGGCCGGCGACATCCACGGTCTGCACCTCGTCGCCGAGCGCACGCAGGGCCGGCGCAAGCAGGTCGCGACGCTGCTCGTGAGCCGCAGCGCGACGAGCGCCGACGACGCGCCCGACGACATCCCCGAGGACGCTGTCGACGACGCGTCCACCCAAGCCACCCCTGGAGCCACCCGATGA
- the ybeY gene encoding rRNA maturation RNase YbeY: MSIEVNNESGAEVDEAEFAALARYVLDAMHVHPQTELSILLVGTQVMTDLHVRYMDEPGPTDVLSFPMDELRPGREGEPTPAGLLGDVVLCPEVAAQQARVAGHSTAEELLLLTTHGILHLLGYDHAEPEEEKEMFALQRQLLLTFLAGR; encoded by the coding sequence GTGAGCATCGAGGTCAACAACGAGTCGGGCGCCGAGGTCGACGAGGCCGAGTTCGCGGCGCTCGCGCGGTACGTGCTCGACGCGATGCACGTGCACCCGCAGACCGAGCTGTCGATCCTGCTGGTCGGCACCCAGGTCATGACGGACCTGCACGTGCGCTACATGGACGAGCCCGGGCCGACCGACGTGCTGTCGTTCCCGATGGACGAGCTGCGCCCGGGGCGCGAGGGCGAGCCCACGCCGGCCGGCCTGCTCGGCGACGTCGTGCTGTGCCCCGAGGTCGCCGCCCAGCAGGCGCGCGTCGCCGGGCACTCGACGGCCGAGGAGCTCCTGCTCCTGACGACCCACGGGATCCTGCACCTGCTCGGGTACGACCACGCGGAACCGGAGGAGGAGAAGGAGATGTTCGCGCTCCAGCGCCAGCTCCTGCTCACGTTCCTGGCTGGGCGATGA
- a CDS encoding PhoH family protein, which yields MTDSTSARRGGAGVTAHLEHRITIPPEISMAELLGRRDEVLRAVEAGFRDVDIHARGNEITLAGPAGDVALVARLVDELVEMAASGTPLTPDVVTRSVAMLAADAGARPADVLTFNILSSRGKTIRPKTTGQKEYVDAIDRHTVTFGIGPAGTGKTYLAMAKAVQALQAREVNRIVLTRPAVEAGERLGFLPGTLNDKIDPYLRPLYDALHDMVDPDSIPRLMEAGTIEVAPLAYMRGRTLNDSFIILDEAQNTSTEQMKMFLTRLGFGSRVVVTGDVTQVDLPSATTSGLRVVESILADVDDVAFCRLSSSDVVRHRLVSDIIDAYARWDRT from the coding sequence ATGACCGACAGCACATCCGCACGGCGCGGGGGCGCAGGCGTGACCGCCCACCTCGAGCACAGGATCACGATCCCCCCGGAGATCTCGATGGCCGAGCTGCTCGGCCGGCGCGACGAGGTGCTGCGGGCCGTCGAGGCCGGGTTCCGGGACGTCGACATCCACGCGCGCGGCAACGAGATCACCCTGGCCGGACCGGCGGGCGACGTCGCTCTCGTGGCGCGCCTCGTCGACGAGCTCGTCGAGATGGCCGCGAGCGGCACGCCGCTGACGCCGGACGTCGTGACCCGCTCGGTCGCGATGCTCGCCGCGGACGCCGGGGCGCGCCCGGCCGACGTCCTGACGTTCAACATCCTGTCGAGCCGCGGCAAGACCATCCGCCCCAAGACGACGGGGCAGAAGGAGTACGTCGACGCGATCGACCGGCACACCGTGACGTTCGGGATCGGCCCCGCCGGCACCGGCAAGACGTACCTCGCGATGGCGAAGGCCGTCCAGGCGCTCCAGGCGCGCGAGGTCAACCGCATCGTGCTCACGCGGCCCGCGGTCGAGGCCGGCGAGCGGCTCGGGTTCCTGCCCGGCACGCTCAACGACAAGATCGACCCGTACCTGCGCCCGCTCTACGACGCGCTGCACGACATGGTCGACCCCGACTCGATCCCGCGGCTCATGGAGGCCGGGACGATCGAGGTGGCGCCGCTCGCCTACATGCGCGGGCGCACGCTCAACGACTCGTTCATCATCCTCGACGAGGCCCAGAACACCTCGACCGAGCAGATGAAGATGTTCCTCACGCGGCTCGGCTTCGGCTCCCGGGTCGTCGTCACCGGCGACGTCACGCAGGTCGACCTGCCGTCGGCGACGACGTCGGGCCTGCGCGTCGTCGAGTCGATCCTCGCGGACGTCGACGACGTGGCGTTCTGCCGGCTGTCGTCCTCGGACGTGGTCCGCCACCGCCTCGTGAGCGACATCATCGACGCCTACGCGCGGTGGGACCGCACGTGA
- a CDS encoding Gmad2 immunoglobulin-like domain-containing protein: MLAARTCGEITGPWRVLRPVPSDPGQTRDVRRAAHQDDEGDAMRARAGRQGRAAARTVLVRATAVALGAGLLAGCAGTSGEEPTTSPSPEPSATSPSASATPEPTASPSGSPVAGDTPTNGPVAITAPTSGATVAGPQVDVTGTGTAFEGTLLWEAVSVDTGEVGAQDFTNAGANGEVGPFAFTATLPAGTWTLHVWEPGMGEGDGAAARRNEATVTFTVS, translated from the coding sequence GTGCTCGCCGCACGCACGTGCGGCGAGATCACGGGTCCGTGGCGCGTCCTGCGCCCGGTGCCGTCGGACCCCGGGCAGACTCGGGACGTGCGCCGGGCGGCGCACCAGGACGACGAGGGGGACGCGATGCGGGCGCGAGCCGGACGACAGGGACGCGCCGCGGCGCGCACGGTGCTGGTGCGCGCGACGGCGGTCGCGCTCGGGGCGGGCCTGCTCGCCGGCTGTGCGGGCACGAGCGGCGAGGAGCCCACCACGAGCCCGAGCCCTGAGCCGTCGGCCACCTCGCCGTCGGCGTCCGCGACGCCCGAGCCCACGGCGTCGCCGTCGGGCAGCCCCGTCGCCGGGGACACACCCACGAACGGGCCGGTCGCGATCACCGCGCCGACCTCGGGCGCGACGGTCGCCGGGCCGCAGGTCGACGTCACGGGGACCGGCACCGCGTTCGAGGGAACGCTGCTGTGGGAGGCGGTGTCGGTCGACACCGGCGAGGTCGGCGCGCAGGACTTCACGAACGCCGGGGCGAACGGCGAGGTGGGCCCGTTCGCGTTCACCGCGACCCTGCCCGCCGGGACGTGGACGCTGCACGTCTGGGAGCCGGGCATGGGCGAGGGCGACGGCGCGGCGGCGCGGCGCAACGAGGCGACGGTGACGTTCACGGTGTCGTGA
- a CDS encoding AraC family transcriptional regulator, with amino-acid sequence MDALTALLDNPRARGAFMLRIVLDPPWSIRVQDRSALSLVAMVSGGGWVVPQDGAPARVGPGDVAVVRGADPYLLADDPATAPQVLVHPGQRCATPDGRDLRAEMTLGTRAWGTAPGGSMSLLLGVYEEVGAVGQRLLNALPPVLVVTRDRWDPTLVTLLGREMTAQAPGQDVLLDRLLDLLLVCVLRVWLDQPEAKAPAWYRALGDPLVGRALRLLHDDPARSWTVAALAAETGSARATLARTFTELVGSAPMTYLRDWRLALAADLLREPSATVDSVARRVGYSNGFALSTAFKRTRGVSPRAHRPDAPGTDRAPQRAAVTTP; translated from the coding sequence GTGGACGCCCTGACCGCGCTCCTCGACAACCCGCGGGCCCGCGGCGCCTTCATGCTCCGCATCGTGCTCGACCCGCCGTGGTCGATCCGCGTCCAGGACCGCTCGGCGCTGAGCCTGGTCGCCATGGTGAGCGGGGGTGGCTGGGTCGTCCCGCAGGACGGTGCGCCGGCGCGGGTGGGACCCGGCGACGTCGCCGTCGTCCGCGGCGCGGACCCCTACCTCCTCGCCGACGACCCGGCGACCGCCCCGCAGGTCCTCGTGCACCCCGGGCAGCGCTGCGCGACGCCGGACGGCCGGGACCTGCGCGCGGAGATGACGCTCGGGACACGCGCCTGGGGCACTGCCCCCGGTGGGTCGATGTCCCTGCTGCTCGGCGTGTACGAGGAGGTCGGGGCGGTCGGCCAGCGCCTGCTGAACGCGCTGCCCCCCGTCCTCGTGGTCACGCGCGACCGGTGGGACCCGACCCTCGTGACCCTCCTGGGCCGGGAGATGACCGCGCAGGCGCCCGGGCAGGACGTGCTGCTCGACCGGCTGCTCGACCTCCTGCTCGTGTGCGTGCTCCGGGTGTGGCTGGACCAGCCGGAGGCGAAGGCCCCGGCGTGGTACCGGGCGCTCGGCGACCCGCTGGTGGGGCGGGCGCTGCGGCTGCTGCACGACGACCCCGCGCGGTCGTGGACGGTGGCGGCCCTGGCCGCCGAGACCGGCAGCGCACGGGCCACGCTGGCCCGGACCTTCACCGAGCTGGTCGGGAGCGCCCCCATGACCTACCTGCGGGACTGGCGGCTGGCGCTCGCCGCCGACCTGCTGCGGGAGCCCTCCGCGACGGTCGACTCCGTGGCCCGGCGGGTCGGCTACAGCAACGGCTTCGCGCTCAGCACCGCCTTCAAGCGCACCCGCGGCGTCAGCCCGCGCGCGCACCGGCCGGACGCGCCCGGCACGGACCGCGCTCCGCAGCGCGCGGCCGTCACGACACCGTGA
- a CDS encoding NmrA family transcriptional regulator, whose product MTTLAEQQTTLVIGGTGKTGRRVARRLGALGVPTRLGTRTGAPPFDWQARDTWGPALTGVRSAYLCYSPDVAAPGAADTIGDLAALAVRRGVRRLVLLSGRGDAEARRAELAVQRSGAAWTVVRSSWFAQNFSEGMFGPAVLRGEVALPVDGVPEPFVDVGDVAEVAAAALTGDGHDGQVYEVTGPRLLTFADAVGEVARASGRDVRFRTVTLTELEAGLAAQGVPAPAIDLTRHLFTDVLDGRNASLADGVQRALGREPRDFADYARAAAAAGAWDAAPAGRVA is encoded by the coding sequence ATGACCACCTTGGCGGAGCAGCAGACGACACTCGTGATCGGCGGCACCGGGAAGACCGGTCGCCGCGTGGCTCGACGGCTCGGGGCGCTCGGCGTACCGACGCGGCTCGGGACCCGCACCGGTGCGCCGCCGTTCGACTGGCAGGCACGGGACACCTGGGGGCCGGCCCTGACGGGGGTGCGGTCGGCCTACCTGTGCTACTCCCCCGACGTCGCAGCACCCGGTGCGGCCGACACGATCGGCGACCTCGCCGCGCTCGCCGTCCGACGCGGCGTCCGGCGGCTCGTGCTGCTGTCCGGGCGCGGCGACGCCGAGGCCCGACGCGCGGAGCTCGCCGTGCAGCGCTCCGGCGCGGCGTGGACCGTCGTGCGGTCGAGCTGGTTCGCCCAGAACTTCAGCGAGGGGATGTTCGGGCCCGCGGTGCTCCGGGGCGAGGTCGCCCTGCCGGTCGACGGCGTCCCCGAGCCCTTCGTCGACGTCGGCGACGTCGCGGAGGTGGCGGCCGCCGCACTGACCGGGGACGGGCACGACGGCCAGGTCTACGAGGTGACCGGCCCGCGCCTCCTGACGTTCGCCGACGCGGTCGGCGAGGTGGCCCGGGCGAGCGGCCGCGACGTCCGCTTCCGCACCGTCACCCTGACCGAGCTCGAGGCGGGACTCGCGGCGCAGGGGGTCCCCGCCCCCGCGATCGACCTCACGCGGCACCTGTTCACCGACGTGCTCGACGGGCGCAACGCCTCGCTGGCTGACGGCGTCCAGCGGGCCCTGGGGCGCGAGCCGCGCGACTTCGCCGACTACGCCCGCGCCGCAGCGGCGGCCGGCGCGTGGGACGCCGCGCCGGCGGGACGGGTGGCGTGA
- a CDS encoding DUF1772 domain-containing protein, whose protein sequence is MTVDAHGIALVVATLCTGLVAGLFWTFAHAVMPGLGRSTDTVFVAGFQAIDRAISNPWQALGFLGAPLATALTAGLRLRAGGGPELGWTLAALGLYGAMVAVTFRVHLPLNRRIQAAGDPAQLADVAGVRRAFEQRWIRWNVVRAALSTAAFGCLVWSLVLHGSA, encoded by the coding sequence GTGACCGTGGACGCGCACGGGATCGCGCTCGTCGTGGCCACGCTCTGCACGGGCCTCGTCGCCGGGCTCTTCTGGACGTTCGCGCACGCCGTGATGCCCGGGCTGGGCCGGAGCACCGACACGGTGTTCGTGGCCGGTTTCCAGGCGATCGACCGGGCGATCAGCAACCCCTGGCAGGCCCTCGGCTTCCTCGGCGCGCCGCTCGCGACGGCGCTGACCGCCGGGCTGCGCCTGCGAGCGGGCGGCGGGCCGGAGCTGGGCTGGACGCTCGCCGCGCTCGGGCTCTACGGGGCCATGGTGGCGGTCACCTTCCGCGTCCACCTGCCGCTGAACCGACGGATCCAGGCCGCCGGCGACCCCGCGCAGCTGGCCGACGTCGCGGGCGTCCGCAGGGCCTTCGAGCAGCGCTGGATCCGCTGGAACGTCGTCCGCGCCGCCCTGTCGACGGCTGCCTTCGGCTGCCTCGTCTGGTCCCTGGTGCTGCACGGGTCCGCCTGA